One Deltaproteobacteria bacterium DNA segment encodes these proteins:
- the amrS gene encoding AmmeMemoRadiSam system radical SAM enzyme, with protein sequence MSEGITGPVARHFEELPSGELECRVCPRLCRLSPGQRGFCFVRGRPRREDDHDPPTIRLTTHGRSSGLCIDPIEKKPLAHFLPGTPVLSLGTAGCNLACKFCQNWESSRARDFDGRQQAAEPEALARAAAEAGCRSIALTYNDPVIFLEYAVDCARAARARGLRAVAVSAGYVLPGAREELFGVMDAANIDLKAFTEDFYWRQTGGHLEPVKETLVALARQEGLWLELTVLVIPTLNDSEAELRALAAWVAAELGPEVPLHLSAFHPDFRLRALPATPARTLRRARGWARAEGLRHVYTGNVHDPEGDATHCAGCGEVLIERDWYELLAWRLTPEGACPTCGAALAGVFEARPGRWGRQRLPLRL encoded by the coding sequence GTGAGCGAAGGGATCACCGGCCCGGTGGCCCGCCACTTCGAGGAGCTCCCCTCCGGCGAGCTCGAGTGCCGGGTCTGCCCGCGCCTCTGCCGTCTCTCTCCGGGGCAGCGGGGCTTCTGCTTCGTCCGGGGCCGGCCCCGGCGCGAGGACGACCACGACCCGCCGACGATCCGCCTGACCACCCACGGCCGCTCCAGCGGCCTGTGCATCGACCCCATCGAGAAGAAGCCCCTCGCGCACTTCCTCCCCGGCACGCCGGTGCTCTCCCTGGGCACCGCCGGCTGCAACCTGGCCTGCAAGTTCTGCCAGAACTGGGAGAGCAGCCGCGCCCGCGACTTCGACGGCCGGCAGCAGGCGGCCGAGCCGGAGGCCCTCGCCCGGGCCGCCGCCGAGGCGGGCTGCCGCTCGATCGCCCTGACCTACAACGACCCGGTGATCTTCCTCGAGTACGCCGTGGACTGCGCCCGGGCCGCCCGGGCGCGGGGCCTGCGCGCCGTCGCGGTGAGCGCCGGCTACGTCCTGCCCGGGGCGCGCGAGGAGCTCTTCGGCGTGATGGACGCGGCCAACATCGACCTGAAGGCCTTCACCGAGGACTTCTACTGGCGGCAGACCGGCGGGCACCTCGAGCCGGTGAAGGAGACCCTGGTGGCGCTCGCCCGGCAGGAGGGCCTCTGGCTGGAGCTCACCGTCCTCGTGATCCCCACGCTCAACGACTCGGAGGCGGAGCTGCGGGCGCTGGCCGCCTGGGTCGCCGCCGAGCTGGGGCCCGAGGTGCCGCTGCACCTCTCTGCCTTCCACCCCGACTTCCGCCTGCGCGCCTTGCCGGCCACCCCCGCGCGGACCCTGCGCCGCGCGCGGGGCTGGGCGAGGGCAGAGGGGCTGCGCCACGTCTACACCGGCAACGTCCACGACCCCGAGGGCGACGCCACCCACTGCGCCGGCTGCGGCGAGGTGCTCATCGAGCGGGACTGGTACGAGCTGCTGGCCTGGCGGCTCACGCCCGAGGGCGCCTGCCCCACCTGCGGCGCGGCCCTCGCGGGGGTCTTCGAGGCGAGGCCCGGCCGCTGGGGCCGGCAGCGCCTGCCCCTCCGGCTCTGA
- a CDS encoding ATP-binding cassette domain-containing protein, with protein sequence MTDSSNAMIGVEKLEKTFGTTRAVQGISFSVARGEVVGFLGPNGAGKTTTMRMLTGFLAPSGGSVRIGGLDVGERPLEARRKIGYLPESAPLYDEMMVVDFLHFVSRMRGVDDPKRLKEIADRCGILGVLGKDIGKLSKGYRQRVGLAQAMLHDPDLLVLDEPTSGLDPNQIVEIRDLIRELGKDKTVLLSTHILPEVQATCSRVLIINEGKLVADDTPDGLTDREGGAVVTVVLKAVNGTPAEAGSVQGLLAALPGVREARRHADAENGEPNGALAFRLTTQGSDDPREAIFQAAVKNDLVLLDLHREQVSLEDTFRKLTQGED encoded by the coding sequence ATGACGGATAGCTCCAACGCCATGATCGGCGTCGAGAAGCTCGAGAAGACCTTCGGCACCACCCGGGCCGTGCAGGGCATCTCCTTCTCCGTGGCGAGAGGTGAGGTGGTCGGCTTCCTGGGCCCCAACGGCGCCGGGAAGACCACCACCATGCGGATGCTCACCGGCTTCCTGGCCCCGAGCGGCGGCAGCGTCCGGATCGGCGGCCTCGACGTGGGTGAGCGGCCCCTCGAGGCCCGCAGGAAGATCGGCTACCTGCCCGAGTCCGCGCCCCTCTACGACGAGATGATGGTCGTCGACTTCCTCCACTTCGTCTCCCGGATGCGGGGGGTGGACGACCCGAAGCGCCTCAAGGAGATCGCCGACCGCTGCGGGATCCTCGGCGTGCTGGGCAAGGACATCGGCAAGCTCTCCAAGGGCTACCGGCAGCGGGTGGGCCTGGCCCAGGCCATGCTCCACGACCCGGACCTGCTGGTCCTCGACGAGCCCACCAGCGGCCTCGACCCCAACCAGATCGTCGAGATCCGCGACCTCATCCGGGAGCTGGGCAAGGACAAGACGGTCCTCCTCTCCACCCACATCCTCCCGGAGGTGCAGGCCACCTGCTCCCGGGTGCTGATCATCAACGAGGGCAAGCTCGTCGCCGACGACACCCCGGACGGGCTCACCGACCGCGAGGGCGGCGCGGTGGTCACCGTGGTGCTCAAGGCCGTCAACGGCACGCCCGCTGAGGCGGGCTCGGTCCAGGGCCTGCTGGCCGCGCTGCCCGGCGTCCGCGAGGCGCGCCGCCACGCCGACGCCGAGAACGGCGAGCCCAACGGGGCCCTGGCCTTCCGCCTGACCACCCAGGGGAGCGACGACCCCCGGGAGGCCATCTTCCAGGCCGCCGTGAAGAACGACCTGGTGCTCCTCGATCTCCACCGCGAGCAGGTCTCCCTCGAGGACACCTTCCGCAAGCTCACCCAGGGGGAGGACTGA
- a CDS encoding acyl-CoA/acyl-ACP dehydrogenase, whose translation MALDFALSEEQQAIRQTTRDLFAPFAKDAARWRERILENKEFPQEIWDALAGAGFLGCLIPESYGGNEMGLLPLAFAVEEMTTLGFANPILVLTTMDALCMVRTASEETKQHFLPRIATGELKLAFALTEADAGTNTFRITTSAREEDDGFVLDGSKTFITGADVADAMLVVARTMSRKECEAQGLPKSYGLSLFIVPTDAPGLRKDLLPTGGIEGMNQWTLFFEDVKVPRINLVGDLHGGAMALFMALNPERILASAIAVGASEYALRLACDYARNRKVFRDTPIGAHQAIQHPLAEVKIRQEAARTMTYKAAWALDAGLPPGEAGFYANCAKFLASELGVQATDRAIQTLGGNGFSKEFGLLHLWTNLRLLKTAPISNEMILNYVAEHTLELPRSY comes from the coding sequence ATGGCACTCGACTTCGCGCTCTCCGAGGAGCAGCAGGCGATCCGGCAGACCACCCGCGACCTCTTCGCGCCCTTCGCGAAGGACGCCGCGCGCTGGAGGGAGCGCATCCTGGAGAACAAGGAGTTCCCCCAGGAGATCTGGGACGCCCTCGCCGGGGCCGGCTTCCTCGGCTGCCTGATCCCGGAGAGCTACGGCGGCAACGAGATGGGGCTTCTGCCCCTGGCCTTCGCGGTGGAGGAGATGACCACCCTCGGCTTCGCCAACCCGATCCTGGTGCTCACCACCATGGACGCCCTGTGCATGGTGCGCACCGCCAGCGAGGAGACCAAGCAGCACTTCCTGCCCCGGATCGCGACGGGTGAGCTGAAGCTGGCCTTCGCCCTGACCGAGGCGGACGCCGGCACCAACACCTTCCGGATCACCACCTCGGCGAGGGAGGAAGACGACGGCTTCGTGCTCGACGGCTCGAAGACCTTCATCACCGGCGCCGACGTGGCCGACGCGATGCTGGTCGTGGCGCGGACGATGTCCCGCAAGGAGTGCGAGGCGCAGGGGCTGCCCAAGAGCTACGGCCTCTCCCTCTTCATCGTGCCCACCGACGCGCCCGGGCTGCGCAAGGACCTGCTGCCCACCGGCGGCATCGAGGGCATGAACCAGTGGACCCTCTTCTTCGAGGACGTGAAGGTCCCGAGGATCAACCTGGTGGGCGATCTCCACGGGGGCGCCATGGCCCTCTTCATGGCCCTGAACCCCGAGCGGATCCTGGCCTCGGCCATCGCGGTCGGCGCCTCGGAGTACGCGCTGCGCCTGGCCTGCGACTACGCTCGAAATCGCAAGGTCTTCCGCGACACCCCCATCGGCGCGCACCAGGCGATCCAGCACCCCCTGGCCGAGGTGAAGATCCGCCAGGAGGCCGCCCGGACCATGACCTACAAGGCGGCCTGGGCCCTCGACGCGGGCCTGCCCCCGGGGGAGGCGGGCTTCTACGCCAACTGCGCCAAGTTCCTGGCCTCGGAGCTGGGGGTGCAGGCCACCGACCGCGCCATCCAGACCCTCGGCGGCAACGGCTTCTCCAAGGAGTTCGGGCTGCTCCACCTCTGGACCAACCTGCGCCTGCTGAAGACCGCGCCGATCTCCAACGAGATGATCCTCAACTACGTGGCCGAGCACACCCTGGAGCTGCCGCGCTCCTACTGA
- a CDS encoding GldG family protein has translation MKKKTLDPFVLGAFVVGSLVLLNVLGISIFGRLDLTREGRFSLSRATLDSLADLEDPLTIRAYFTADLPPPANNLNRDVKDLLDAYHAASKGKIRYEFIDPLAQETDEDKEKKKEVKVDIFGRALREATSVEQELMAQGIRATEVPVIENDEPSSRRAYRALALSYGEQKEVLPQVPQIEGLEYELTTLIRKMARKDAPKIALLGGHQGASPAAGLSRLASLLDEMYELAELDLTTTPEIPADIAAIIVAGPKTPLSDAEQRALDQFIMQGKSVAFLLGEVDPELQQLQPNPLDHGLTAMLEKYGVRVEKGLVIDAECAPMSVAQQRGAMMIQQQVRYPFIPVPRALDPDHPLTQGLAQVVFPFMSPLSVLPGLPEGVKAEVLVKSSEKSWVRSAPYDLNPLQRWGSADLGEGSEQALIVALSGAIPSAFVGEGAELQSQDPAAPAPLSRAANARVLVSGGHLIVKDDYLSRSNQVFALNLVDWLAQDDALLAVRSRGLSAAPLDKVSSGQRAAAKYLNILGLPLLFVGFGVVRWRLREARRARATL, from the coding sequence ATGAAGAAGAAGACCCTCGATCCCTTCGTCCTCGGCGCCTTCGTGGTGGGGAGCCTCGTGCTCCTCAACGTCCTGGGCATCTCGATCTTCGGCCGGCTCGACCTGACCCGTGAGGGGCGCTTCTCCCTCTCCCGGGCCACCCTCGACTCCCTCGCCGACCTCGAGGATCCCCTGACGATCCGCGCCTACTTCACCGCCGACCTCCCGCCGCCGGCCAACAACCTCAACCGGGACGTGAAGGACCTCCTCGACGCCTACCACGCCGCCTCGAAGGGGAAGATCCGCTACGAGTTCATCGATCCCCTGGCGCAGGAGACCGACGAGGACAAGGAGAAGAAGAAGGAGGTCAAGGTCGACATCTTCGGCCGGGCCTTGCGCGAGGCGACCAGCGTCGAGCAGGAGCTGATGGCCCAGGGCATCCGGGCGACCGAGGTGCCGGTCATCGAGAACGACGAGCCCTCCAGCCGGCGCGCCTACCGGGCGCTGGCCCTCTCCTACGGCGAGCAGAAGGAGGTCCTGCCGCAGGTCCCCCAGATCGAGGGCCTCGAGTACGAGCTGACCACCCTCATCCGCAAGATGGCCCGCAAGGACGCCCCGAAGATCGCGCTGCTCGGCGGCCACCAGGGGGCTTCCCCCGCGGCCGGGCTCTCCCGCCTCGCGTCGCTCCTCGACGAGATGTACGAGCTCGCCGAGCTCGACCTCACCACCACCCCCGAGATCCCGGCGGACATCGCGGCGATCATCGTCGCCGGCCCGAAGACGCCGCTCTCCGACGCCGAGCAGCGGGCCCTCGACCAGTTCATCATGCAGGGCAAGTCGGTGGCCTTCCTCCTCGGTGAGGTCGACCCCGAGCTCCAGCAACTCCAGCCCAACCCCCTCGATCACGGCCTCACCGCCATGCTCGAGAAGTACGGGGTGCGCGTCGAGAAGGGCCTGGTCATCGACGCCGAGTGCGCGCCGATGTCGGTCGCCCAGCAGCGCGGCGCGATGATGATCCAGCAGCAGGTGCGCTACCCCTTCATCCCCGTGCCCCGGGCCCTCGACCCCGACCACCCCCTCACCCAGGGGCTGGCCCAGGTGGTCTTCCCCTTCATGAGCCCCCTCTCGGTGCTCCCCGGGCTGCCCGAGGGCGTGAAGGCCGAGGTGCTGGTGAAGAGCTCGGAGAAGAGCTGGGTGCGCAGCGCCCCCTACGACCTCAACCCGCTGCAGCGCTGGGGCTCGGCGGACCTGGGCGAGGGCTCCGAGCAGGCCCTGATCGTCGCCCTCTCCGGGGCCATCCCGAGCGCCTTCGTCGGCGAGGGCGCCGAGCTCCAGAGCCAGGATCCGGCGGCCCCGGCGCCGCTCTCGCGGGCGGCGAACGCCCGGGTGCTCGTCTCCGGCGGTCACCTGATCGTGAAGGACGACTACCTCTCCCGCTCCAACCAGGTCTTCGCCCTGAACCTCGTCGACTGGCTGGCCCAGGACGACGCCCTCCTGGCCGTGCGCAGCCGCGGCCTCTCGGCGGCGCCCCTGGACAAGGTCAGCAGCGGTCAGCGCGCGGCGGCCAAGTACCTCAACATCCTCGGCCTGCCCCTGCTCTTCGTGGGCTTCGGGGTCGTGCGCTGGCGGCTGCGTGAGGCGCGCCGCGCCCGGGCCACCCTCTAG
- a CDS encoding M23 family metallopeptidase has translation MSSKIVLPILIVAALVTAAVAYSPLLLGSGDDDPAEVIAPESEAPVPAPAVAEPEPEPAPAPEAALPPVEVDEHAAAAGSRPIPVDPAPAPEAAAQTAGSAGEPVGPRAFGGPIDRSLYQTFAGRLPRDLADPLTAVTGRLLVWWLDPARDLRAGDAIELLYLPGEPEPKILALRFKSGKAGQTFEAYAFRPDAEGPLRYFDRQGVEIEARLEGSPIDTYEQITSLLKDGRGHQGVDFKAPIGTPVKAPFDVTVSRINWSTRRNGNCLDLAGPDGVHVLFLHLDRMAEGLRPGQKVKQGEVVAYSGNTGRSTAPHLHYQLQKGKKIVDPFEHHRTRHDRLPEAQQAAFQRERERLFDQLSIGVGGKVASK, from the coding sequence ATGAGTAGCAAGATCGTCCTGCCGATTTTGATCGTCGCCGCGCTGGTCACCGCCGCCGTCGCCTATTCCCCCCTGCTCCTCGGCTCCGGGGACGACGATCCCGCCGAGGTGATCGCGCCCGAGAGCGAGGCGCCCGTCCCCGCGCCGGCGGTGGCCGAGCCCGAGCCCGAGCCCGCCCCGGCCCCCGAGGCCGCGCTCCCCCCGGTGGAGGTCGACGAGCACGCCGCGGCGGCGGGGTCGCGCCCCATCCCGGTGGATCCGGCGCCGGCGCCCGAGGCCGCGGCCCAGACCGCGGGCTCCGCGGGGGAGCCGGTCGGTCCGCGGGCCTTCGGTGGCCCCATCGACCGCTCGCTCTATCAGACCTTCGCCGGCCGCCTGCCGCGCGACCTCGCCGATCCCCTCACGGCCGTCACCGGGCGGCTGCTGGTCTGGTGGCTCGACCCGGCCCGCGACCTGCGGGCGGGGGACGCCATCGAGCTCCTCTACCTCCCGGGGGAGCCCGAGCCGAAGATCCTCGCCCTGCGCTTCAAGAGCGGCAAGGCGGGCCAGACCTTCGAGGCCTACGCGTTCCGCCCCGACGCCGAGGGGCCCCTGCGCTACTTCGACCGGCAGGGGGTCGAGATCGAGGCCCGCCTCGAGGGCAGCCCCATCGACACCTACGAGCAGATCACCTCGCTGCTGAAGGACGGCCGGGGTCACCAGGGCGTGGACTTCAAGGCGCCGATCGGCACGCCGGTGAAGGCGCCCTTCGACGTCACCGTCAGCCGCATCAACTGGTCGACCCGCCGCAACGGCAACTGCCTCGACCTCGCCGGGCCCGACGGCGTCCACGTCCTCTTCCTCCACCTCGATCGGATGGCCGAGGGCCTCCGCCCGGGTCAGAAGGTGAAGCAGGGCGAGGTGGTGGCCTACTCGGGCAACACCGGCCGCAGCACGGCGCCCCACCTCCACTACCAGCTCCAGAAGGGCAAGAAGATCGTCGATCCCTTCGAGCACCACCGCACCCGGCACGATCGGCTGCCGGAGGCGCAGCAGGCGGCGTTCCAGCGGGAGCGCGAGCGGCTCTTCGATCAGCTCTCGATCGGCGTCGGCGGCAAAGTTGCGTCCAAGTAG
- a CDS encoding DUF4340 domain-containing protein: MSKQSLIAIAVFALLLGGVWLVNQQPAEKGISRISFAKVDPDAIDRLEVEGPEAVTLIRSGEGWKVDGKHRASKSAVDSALSVIPKITSSALITANPERFADYEVDAEKGNRVKASAGGKVVAEFVVGKAAEGGTHVRVGDEVFSVSGIYAYTFVRKTPQWYELKVFEEKIDALSRVALGPVGAPFALEKAEEAWRLAAEPAPDLPEGFRFDPAAAKSRVAALVNLRAKELVTEDPGVAVTGLGEGAARVSFTAGEQTRTLRLGQAAGEGGAVYGQVEGGDTLYLLHASNAEAFLAPVESLRLLDLMDFDPSIVRSLEIVDGAERTLLEKGEAGWAITESRPALADDFVFDPARVDQRLAALKNARALGLAEGEQLAAAEQALKKPVARVVLTFESGQQAELDLGAEQESEEQKWIPARGNIDAGVYRLSPFLRRSLAGGGKSFEKVEAPAGPGMGPMGGLDPETLKNLPPEVREALMKKMMEQQQLQQLQAKIPAGE, translated from the coding sequence ATGAGCAAGCAGAGCCTCATCGCGATCGCGGTCTTCGCCCTCCTCCTCGGCGGCGTCTGGCTGGTCAACCAGCAGCCCGCCGAGAAGGGCATCTCCCGGATCTCCTTCGCCAAGGTCGACCCCGACGCCATCGATCGCCTGGAGGTCGAGGGCCCCGAGGCCGTCACCCTGATCCGGTCGGGGGAGGGGTGGAAGGTGGACGGCAAGCACCGGGCCTCGAAGAGCGCCGTCGACTCCGCCCTCTCGGTGATCCCGAAGATCACCTCCTCGGCGCTGATCACCGCCAACCCCGAGCGCTTCGCCGACTACGAGGTGGACGCCGAGAAGGGCAACCGGGTGAAGGCCTCGGCCGGCGGGAAGGTCGTCGCCGAGTTCGTGGTGGGCAAGGCCGCCGAGGGCGGCACGCACGTCAGGGTGGGCGACGAGGTCTTCTCGGTCTCGGGCATCTACGCCTACACCTTCGTGCGCAAGACCCCGCAGTGGTACGAGCTGAAGGTCTTCGAGGAGAAGATCGACGCGCTCTCCCGGGTCGCCCTCGGCCCGGTCGGCGCGCCCTTTGCCCTCGAGAAGGCCGAGGAGGCCTGGCGGCTGGCGGCCGAGCCGGCCCCGGACCTCCCCGAGGGCTTCCGCTTCGATCCGGCGGCGGCGAAGAGCCGGGTGGCGGCCCTCGTGAACCTGCGGGCCAAGGAGCTCGTCACCGAGGATCCCGGCGTGGCGGTCACCGGCCTGGGGGAGGGCGCGGCCCGGGTGAGCTTCACCGCCGGCGAGCAGACCCGCACCCTGCGCCTCGGCCAGGCCGCCGGGGAGGGCGGCGCCGTCTACGGGCAGGTCGAGGGCGGCGACACCCTCTACCTCCTCCACGCCTCCAACGCCGAGGCCTTCCTCGCGCCGGTGGAGAGCCTGCGCCTCCTCGACCTGATGGACTTCGATCCCTCCATCGTCCGCAGCCTCGAGATCGTCGACGGCGCCGAGCGCACCCTGCTCGAGAAGGGCGAGGCGGGCTGGGCGATCACCGAGAGCCGCCCGGCGCTGGCCGACGACTTCGTCTTCGATCCGGCCCGGGTCGATCAGCGCCTCGCGGCGCTGAAGAACGCCCGGGCCCTCGGCCTCGCCGAGGGCGAGCAGCTCGCCGCCGCCGAGCAGGCCCTGAAGAAGCCGGTGGCGCGGGTGGTCCTCACCTTCGAGTCCGGCCAGCAGGCCGAGCTGGACCTCGGCGCCGAGCAGGAGAGCGAGGAGCAGAAGTGGATCCCCGCGCGGGGGAACATCGACGCCGGCGTCTATCGCCTCTCGCCCTTCCTGCGGCGCTCGCTCGCCGGCGGCGGGAAGAGCTTCGAGAAGGTCGAGGCGCCGGCCGGGCCGGGCATGGGCCCGATGGGCGGCCTCGACCCCGAGACGCTGAAGAACCTCCCGCCCGAGGTCCGCGAGGCGCTGATGAAGAAGATGATGGAGCAGCAGCAGCTGCAACAGCTCCAGGCGAAGATCCCCGCCGGCGAGTAG
- a CDS encoding ABC transporter permease translates to MNSVLAIARRELKSYFDSPIAYIVVAVYLLVSGGLFFSTLFLFGRADLRGFFQPSAFTLSPPMLLAILTPAVTMRLVAEERKSGTFELLTTLPVSDTQVILGKFLGAMGLMLTAVGLTVVYAITVSFLGDLDWGPVVAGYVGLVLFVGALVAIGIYCSTLTDNQIVAFILAFIIGSVLFVISWLAGLFPSLAPVLDAISLGAHLESISRGVLDSRDVLYYLSLCGGALYLSVLSLGRRHA, encoded by the coding sequence ATGAACAGCGTGCTGGCCATCGCCCGCCGCGAGCTGAAGAGCTACTTCGACTCGCCCATCGCCTACATCGTGGTCGCCGTCTACCTGCTGGTCTCCGGCGGCCTCTTCTTCTCGACCCTCTTCCTCTTCGGCCGGGCCGACCTCCGGGGCTTCTTCCAGCCCTCGGCCTTCACCCTCTCGCCGCCGATGCTGCTGGCGATCCTCACCCCGGCGGTGACGATGCGGCTGGTGGCCGAGGAGCGGAAGTCGGGCACCTTCGAGCTCCTGACCACCCTGCCGGTCAGCGACACCCAGGTGATCCTGGGCAAGTTCCTGGGGGCCATGGGCCTGATGCTCACCGCGGTCGGCCTCACGGTGGTCTACGCGATCACCGTCAGCTTCCTGGGGGACCTCGACTGGGGCCCGGTCGTCGCCGGCTACGTCGGGCTGGTGCTCTTCGTCGGGGCGCTGGTGGCGATCGGCATCTACTGCTCGACCCTCACCGACAACCAGATCGTGGCCTTCATCCTGGCCTTCATCATCGGCTCGGTGCTCTTCGTGATCTCCTGGCTGGCCGGCCTCTTCCCCTCGCTGGCCCCGGTGCTGGACGCCATCAGCCTCGGCGCCCACCTCGAGAGCATCTCCCGGGGCGTCCTCGATAGCCGGGACGTCCTCTACTACCTCTCCCTCTGCGGCGGCGCCCTCTACCTCTCGGTGCTCTCGCTCGGCCGGCGGCACGCCTGA
- a CDS encoding SDR family NAD(P)-dependent oxidoreductase: MSYQNALITGASSGLGAGLAHRFAQKGTRVFALARREDKLAELREASGEKIEPVVLDVSDTDALVAKIRELDAACGGLDLIIANAGVGKTKKASRIDWENWVEPTLRVNVLGAIATLTAVLPRMVEERRGHLVGVSSIAAIRGLPGSGAYSASKAALSTYLETLRVDLKSKGITVTTLEPGFVKTPLTEGGKQPMPFLMELEPALDAMMNAIEKKKGHLAFPWTLASAAGMGRMIPRSLYSLLVGR; this comes from the coding sequence ATGAGCTATCAGAATGCCCTCATCACCGGTGCGTCCAGCGGGCTGGGCGCCGGCCTCGCCCACCGCTTCGCTCAGAAGGGCACCCGGGTCTTCGCCCTGGCCCGCCGCGAGGACAAGCTCGCCGAGCTGCGCGAGGCCAGCGGCGAGAAGATCGAGCCGGTGGTGCTGGACGTGAGCGACACCGACGCCCTCGTGGCGAAGATCCGGGAGCTCGACGCCGCCTGCGGCGGCCTGGACCTGATCATCGCCAACGCCGGCGTCGGGAAGACCAAGAAGGCCTCGCGGATCGACTGGGAGAACTGGGTCGAGCCCACCCTGCGGGTGAACGTCCTGGGCGCCATCGCCACCCTCACGGCGGTGCTGCCCCGGATGGTGGAGGAGCGGCGCGGCCACCTGGTCGGCGTCTCCTCGATCGCGGCCATCCGCGGCCTGCCGGGCTCGGGCGCCTACTCGGCGAGCAAGGCGGCGCTCTCGACCTACCTCGAGACCCTGCGGGTCGACCTCAAGTCGAAGGGCATCACCGTGACCACCCTCGAGCCGGGCTTCGTGAAGACGCCCCTGACCGAGGGCGGCAAGCAGCCCATGCCCTTCCTGATGGAGCTCGAGCCGGCCCTCGACGCCATGATGAACGCCATCGAGAAGAAGAAGGGCCACCTCGCCTTCCCCTGGACCCTGGCGAGCGCCGCGGGCATGGGGCGGATGATCCCCCGCAGCCTCTACAGCCTCCTCGTGGGCCGCTAG
- a CDS encoding glutathione S-transferase family protein: protein MRLYDLPRSPWSQQVRIVLAEKGLAHERHIVLPGQELESWYQELNPLARTPTLVDRDLVLRESSVIAEYLEEAYPDHPLMPESPAERAVVRMVVSFVEQYLGPPMEDLALALAAGDEVDPHDLEELRADCELAFELLSEILVAGQTHAAGERYSLADVALAPFLLGMVEPLDLGETLAAQENVAAYCTRLSQRTSSRVVEQSLAEWAEMISNL, encoded by the coding sequence ATGCGGCTCTACGATCTTCCGCGCTCACCCTGGAGTCAGCAGGTGCGCATCGTCCTGGCCGAGAAGGGCCTGGCTCACGAGCGCCACATCGTCCTGCCGGGGCAGGAGCTGGAGAGCTGGTACCAGGAGCTCAACCCCCTGGCCCGCACCCCCACCCTGGTCGACCGCGACCTGGTGCTGCGGGAGTCGAGCGTGATCGCCGAGTACCTGGAGGAGGCCTACCCGGACCACCCCCTGATGCCCGAGTCTCCGGCCGAGCGCGCGGTGGTGCGGATGGTGGTGAGCTTCGTCGAGCAGTACCTCGGCCCGCCGATGGAGGACCTCGCCCTCGCCCTGGCCGCGGGTGACGAGGTGGACCCCCACGACCTGGAGGAGCTGCGGGCCGACTGCGAGCTGGCCTTCGAGCTCCTCTCCGAGATCCTGGTCGCCGGGCAGACCCACGCCGCCGGTGAGCGCTACTCCCTCGCCGACGTGGCGCTGGCCCCCTTCCTCCTGGGGATGGTCGAGCCCCTCGACCTCGGCGAGACCCTGGCCGCCCAGGAGAACGTCGCGGCCTACTGCACCCGCCTCTCCCAGCGGACCTCCTCCCGGGTCGTCGAGCAGAGCCTCGCCGAGTGGGCGGAGATGATCTCGAACCTCTAG
- the thpR gene encoding RNA 2',3'-cyclic phosphodiesterase — MRLFLAAPVDRALRERAEAALAPLRERAPKVRWTPASRWHLTLKFLGELDREKAEALASSLAARLEGQPTSSLTPSGLHLFPGPRRPRVVALAFEPPPGDLLALHRVLEALAAGVGVLPEERPFRPHLTLGRIRHPRDARPLQALLPALEGEAWPALPVERVQLVHSVLGRAGPAYTLLAEAHLRPALAQR, encoded by the coding sequence ATGCGGCTCTTCCTGGCGGCGCCGGTCGATCGGGCCCTGCGGGAGCGGGCGGAGGCGGCCCTCGCCCCCCTGCGCGAGCGGGCGCCGAAGGTGCGCTGGACGCCCGCCTCCCGCTGGCACCTCACCCTGAAGTTCCTCGGCGAGCTCGACCGGGAGAAGGCCGAGGCCCTCGCCTCCTCCCTCGCCGCGCGCCTCGAGGGCCAGCCCACCTCGTCGCTCACGCCCTCGGGGCTGCACCTCTTCCCCGGGCCTCGCCGGCCCCGGGTGGTGGCGCTGGCCTTCGAGCCTCCCCCGGGGGATCTGCTCGCCCTCCACCGGGTCCTCGAGGCGCTGGCCGCGGGCGTGGGGGTCCTCCCGGAGGAGCGGCCCTTCCGGCCGCACCTCACCCTCGGAAGGATCCGCCACCCCCGCGACGCCCGGCCTCTGCAGGCGCTGCTGCCCGCCCTCGAGGGGGAGGCCTGGCCGGCGCTCCCGGTGGAGCGGGTGCAGCTCGTCCACAGCGTCCTCGGCCGCGCCGGGCCGGCCTACACCCTGCTCGCCGAGGCGCACCTGCGCCCCGCGCTCGCTCAGCGCTGA